The nucleotide window AAGGATTCATATAGTCAATTTCAactagtttgggattgaggcCTAATTGATTGATTAATTGAGATTACTTTAATAGTGGGTAATTATTTTGGGTGTTCTGTTATTTATTCACTATTGGTTGGCATTGCCAGATATATTTTGACCTGTTTGGTAAGAGGATCTCATTAGTGATTTAGAATCCGTAGGTGTTTTACTTTACTCAAAACCCTTGACGTCGACTGCCGGTGGATCTAGTTCCTTCTCTTACTTTTCCGGACTATCAATGATGGCTAATCAGGCCATTCTGTATCTTTTGACTGCAAAATGTGCAATGTGGTGTAGTTGGATTAGTTACTATCTTTGGATTGTTGAGAAATGGTGGAAACGTAAGATTCACTCAGTTTACATTAGTTGTGGGATTTCTATGTTAGTAAATTTCTTGGATTTCTATGTGCAATGTATGTGCATAGTTATGATAAATCTAGGAATTAAAATCAACCATCTTCTGCCCAAGTACCTTTGTAAGGTGTAAGATTTATATAAATAGAAGTAAATGTCCGTTACTTCTGCTAATATACCTTTATAGGTAGCAACTGCAGAGAacatttaaatttcaaatttacgTTGGAATAGGAATTGAATACTCTTTTGcttttgatttgttatttttattcatgatcTGCAGCAAAGACAAACACCGCCCTTCAAAGGCAATTTTTTGAAGATCAGATCAATTGTATCGAGGGATTGGGATCAGGCTGTTCAAAGTGTTGATACTTGATAGGAGACTGCTAATAATGTAATActggtatatatatattcagacaCAGACACACACAGAGACTCCAATATATGCATACTTGTATATGTGTACTTACACACATACACATCgttatcaaatatatattttgcacACACAAACACACATACACATAGTTATATGTTTTTACACAATTGTTCATTTCTACAATGAATATTGCCTTATTTGAAATCTAGCTCtagttgttattgttattactattactatatATTTATTACATAATTTTGTAATTACAGTTGTAACAGTTCCTGCAGTTCGACTTGAATACATTCTACTGCTGTCCGATGCTGGAGGCAGCATGCAGGTGATAGTTTGCAGAGATGCAAAGGTATCATGGTGGCAGCTGCACTAGTGCAGTTAATAACAGCACTATTGGGGGGCCTTCAGCCAGGGATTCATCTCGGGTGGATTCAGCCTCCCTTCCGCCTAATTTCTCCAGGTAATATCTCAAGTGTTGAAATTCTTCAGGAGCAATTGTATTGTCATGCTTTTAATAGCATTCCAGAAGCTTGTCAGTTTCAACAATCTGGACATGTCAGCCTTACttgtaaaaaaatatgattgtgTCAGCATCTGACATACTGATCATTGTGAGTTTCACCTTATATTTGTTTATGAATTGATTAAGGCAGGATGAACTGCAGGTAAAGTCAAATAATACATGATCTTGAATTTGGTCACTTCATTTTTGTCTATGAATTCATCAAGTTGGTCATAACTATAGATGAACTCAATGGTAAAAGGGAACATTTAGTGGGGAATTCAAAATCATGAAGCGCAGATAAAATATTTGTTGTTCATCTTTCCCCATGTACTGGTACAAGCACAACTGCACAATACAttgcaaatatgaaaaaaatatgttttttgagGAAGGAAAGAAGAAATTTAGTCTCAATCTATATAACCTgagtttttctttcaaattttaggTTTTATGGATTCCATGCATCTGTAGTTCCCTTTTTCTTCCTTAATTTTCGTTGAGATGGAATTTTGCACAAATGAAGAATAACCTCTGATCccttatttctttttggtgGTACCCATGAGGTTCCTTTATGTGTATAATGATTAGGTGCACATCTTTTTTGTAGGCTTTTTGACTTTTGGTATACTTCTTATAAACAAGAGTTCCATTCCCacacttttaataaaattattactttaTAAAAAGGAGAGACTAAGATTGCTTGATCTGTTCTTGCAGACGACCATTACAACTGACCCCGTTTAAATTGAAGTGTGAGAAGGAACATCTGAATTCCAGGTAACTTGGCGAATATAAATCGTGAAAACTGTGTACTTTTTGGTTTAGATGGTATCATTTTGCTAATTATTGAGTTCCTTTTCAGACTTGGACCACCTGATTTTCTTCCTCAGACTCCTAATTGCCCTGAGGAGACATTGAACAAAGAATATGTCCAATCCGGTTACCGGGAGACTGTTGAAGGTCTTGAGGTATTCCTTCTGTgctgttcatttttttttacttgcatGAATATTACTTTTTCTGCTTGTTTCTGAATGCTCATCTTTGTTTAAGCTAACTGCTCTAAAACAACATTAAGGTGCTTCACCATGACAATTTACAAGTTATCCTCTTTTCCTTCTTCATGTTCCCCAAATAAATACATATCTGCATTATGGAGAATTTAATTAGTTAACACTTAGGTTTTTCATGGCCCGCTAGTAAAAGAATACATGAAGTGATTCCATCAtgtattttttggtgtatttggaaggaaaggaatctCAGATGTTATGGTATCTCAACTCCAATTAGCAGTTTGAAATCCTTTTGCCTTATTAGTCTCTTTCAATGGAGCAACTTATCCCCTGTAAATGATATATTACCCCTCTTAAATTTCATTAGCTCCCTCAATATGGCTTAGCGACCATCCTTTTGCTTGTGGTTAACTCCCTGATTAAATAGGTGTTTTTGTTCTCAGGAGTTAAACcatatttttgtgtatgtaaTTTGTATCTTCTTGATGCCTTTCTAATACAACatcttacttcatcaaaaaaaagaaCACATGAAGTGTTGCACTGTCTAATGAATTTGTTACAGCGGGACTACGATGAGGGCGTAGCCTTATGCACTAGGGAACATGAAATATGTGGTATTATTCACCCTAAATTTGTGTAGTACTGTTCAAATGAATCCACTGTTTAACCAGATAACCATGATGAAAAAGAGTTCCTTGCCTATTCGCAATCAAGCGTTATGACTTTATGTTGACTGATTAATGCTTGATCTAGTTCCCTGTTTGGAATACTATCGGCAGACCTAACTGTTCTGTGGAGGAGAGTTTTTGGTGTGGTGCTTTAGTTCCCGGCTCCTATCCAAGTCTGTGTAGAAAGGATTCCGAATTTTGTACAGTTACAAATGCTCTTTAATAGCTTCATCAATAAAAGAATGCTCTTAAATATATCCTAGAAACATGATCTGTTTTTTCTTATGGAATAGAAGAACTATAAGCATCTATTGTGCAGAGTTGGTGATTATAAATCCAGGAATTTTTTCATTCCTCTATTTTTCTATCAACTAGAAAACCCGCACTTTTTTTCCTCGCCAGTATCCTCTtctgttttctttattttctctttgttcttttcttttcctgcatttttctgtttctttatctttataaaaaaaacattcgtctcggttatcaaaaaaaaaaacattcttcTGTGTTTTTATTTCTCCTCTTCCTCTTATTTTGTGGCCTTATAGATCTTCTTCTTCCTAGGCTCTTGCGGAATGGTTGGTTGGCAGACTAATTATGTAATTGATTTTTTGATTGTCATGTTACCAGGAAGTCAAGGAGATATCATTAACTCAGCTTCCAGCTTTTACGAAGCCTGTTATCTTCAAGTGCAAGGAGGTAAACTTTTGAGAATATATATTTGGACTGTGCATTGCCTTTTATGTGCAATTTAGTGACTGTTTAGTGTATATATGCCTTATTTTGCTTTGTTTCCCCTAATTCCGAAACACAACAATAGACTTGCCACTATAGTCTAGAAATTTGAAAAGTGTGTATTATGCCATTCTGTTATTTTCCGGTGAAGAAGTGTgaaaggttggttgtgatgaAAAGATGAGGTAGAGGCAGGTCTAAGAAGCATTGGAAGAAATGATTAGACAAGACAAGACATGGCGGATCTCCAACTTATTGAgaacatgaccttagataggaagTTATGGAGGGCGCAGATTAGAATGGtaggttagtaggtagttgaGTGTTGTCGTGTTGTCCAGTGAGATAGGTTTCTCCTTGCATACCAATAGTATTAGCACTATTCTAGTAATTTTTGGTCCCTTGATTTCTGCTACTACATGTTTATTTTGCTTCGGTTATCGTTTTATGTTGTTGTGGTTACTGTTCTTTTTCTCTGTATGCTTTAGAATGCTTCTCCTATTATTTGTGATGTCTTCATTACTTATGTTACTCCTTTTTGAATTCACTTTGATATGCATTACTTGAGCCGATGGTcttttggaaacaacctctctacctccatgaggtaggggtaaggtctgcgtgcactctaccctccctagaccctacttgtgggattacattgggtatgttgttgttgttcatagGTCTGCCATTTTAAAATTACTGCCTGACtcctcaaaaaaaataaacaaaaaaaaattactgacTAGCTGTCTCTCTGTCTCTCTGCAGGCAATTAGAAAATGTCACAGGGCTATCAATGAATCTCGAGCTCAGAAGCGAAAGGTAATATGCTTTTTCTTGATGGTATTTATTTTGCCTTGGAGCTTATACCACCAGCCATCAATGAATATATATGGCAATCTTTTACTATGGATCAGGGCTTTTGCTTGAATTCTCTTGATTACGAAGAATTAACATTTGTCCTTTCCATGTAGTCTAACATGTATTTTTCAAAACGTATGAAGCTAACCTGGTGATCACATGAATTTGTTCTGATTGCAGGCAGGTCAGGTTTATGGAGTTCCTCTTGAGGGCTTACAGTTGACAAAATCTGGTATCTTTCCTGATCAAAGATCATGCGGAGAAGAGTTCAGGAAGAAGTGGATTGAGGTTAGCCTTCCATCTTGTCAGGAATCCATGGAATGACTTTTTGATGAAATATGACATCTGAATGTTCTTATTGCTTGCTAATGATTGAAtcggaaaagaaaaaaacagtgCGTGTTGAGCATGATACAGAAATGTATGTAGTGTATGTGATGAGGTTTTTCACTATAGCAAAACAGTAAACATTTCCTCTCCATTTGTGTGCTTATGGTGATCCTGTCATAGATGAACAATAGGAGGTGAGTTCAAGCTCTTGACGAGGTGCTGACTAACTATCATGTGTCGTGGTTGATAGTTGGCAAAGAGCTAGGGCCCATTTGGTTTGGATTACGAAGTTCATCTGAACTTTATAAACAGAAGAATTTGGATTATTTAACTAATCTGCACGGGATGATTTGTCGAACAAGGATAAAAACAAATATGCCTCAAATCACAATCAAGTTTGGGTTGGTTGAATGAATCTTCACTGTCCAAGTTGTTCTAGGGGTAGAAAATGGATGTGTTTCACTAAAATAACAGATGTCTTTTAGCTAAAGGTGGATTTTTCCTATACTATCCATGCTCTGTCATGGTTGTAAAGCTGATTTACTGAAGCATCTTTATTAATTCAGGGGTAGTATCAAGCCAAACCTGTGAATGTTTCAGATTTTGTAATCAGAAAGGGAGGGGGACAAGTAACTATCTTATCATACATGTCACATTTGTTCTCCTGTGTGTGTTGATTTCATTGGAGAGTACTGCATTCTTCCCTCTGAGTTACAGCATCTTCACTTGGAATAATTTATCAATCATTTTGCTCTTTAGTTTTTGGTGTAGACAGTCTCACTCTGTAGTaactgttgaaattctagatgTATTAGACTCCCTCTAGAAGACTAGAATAGCTCCAGTTTCTTAAGAGTTTCTTGATGTAAATATGGTGCAAGTACAACCAATGTACTGATTGATCTTAATCATATATAGAAATACACAAAGTTAccaatttcatttttgttttatcAATCACACCTCAGTCCCAAGCCAGTTTAAGTGtgaaatatgaatatatgtgaCCATTCAGCTTTATTTGAGTCATTCATTCCCATATGAAACAATTTATCCTTTTAAGACAAACTAGGGGTTCTCTTAGAGTTGAGATTCTCTGAAGTGAAACCATAGAGTATGGACGGGatcaatttaaagtttatttctGATTCATGAAGGTTTATCTCTTGGGGAATTGTGGTGTAGCCTCCTTTATTCCTCGGAGTATAGAGAGAAGTAAGGACTAGAATCGTGGTTGGTCTTGTTCTGATTTAAGCTAGTTCTTAGTTGGGTGGAGTACATAGATGAATGAATTTGGTTCTCTGGTCTAtcttatttccttatttttctttccttcaacttctttttcCGTAGGAATAGAGTTTCTGGTGAAGTTTCTGGGCTTAGAATTCTGAACGATTTCTAGACCTTTTCTTGCTAGAGTAGATTGTCACAAGCTATATACTTAACATCTAATCGTATGCAGTTGGCGTTCCCCCGCTACTCGATTAAGTTTCCTTTTTCTGAAGACTTGAAAAGGACATGCTTTCAGCTTTCAGCAGCCAGATGAAAATACTTGAATTCAAGTCTccattttgtcatttttatcatttctttGTGTATTGAATGCAATatttttgatgtgatgacttACATTACTTTCTTCCCGTCCTTGGAGTTTAGCCAATGTGGATGCAACAACACTTATCCTTGGCCAAGAAAGAACAAAGTATGTGAGAGATTGAGTACAAGTTCATTCATTACCAGTCAAGTTAATAATGTATCACTTATGTTTTCTTGATCTTAATTTGCTCGAATCCTAGGTAAGTGCACCAACCAAAGTTACTAGGAAATATTGCCGACTTCATTGACTTGGATTGGGCTCTTAGTTTAGGAATTCTATTGCTGTTATTAACTTAAGATATTCACTTCATCTACAGTGACTTGTGCAGCCCTTCTTTAAGGTTTAGTTTGTTGGAAAGTGTGTATATTGTTGATGTGGAAGATCAGTTGTTACTTCTCTTTCAGTTGTTTTGTTTGAAGTTACTTGTTAATTCTTATGATGTAATATTTGATGCGCTATTTGAACAAACAAATTTTTGGTAAATTTAACTGGAATTGACTATGAAAATTTGCACTTATACCCAGGGTTTGTCCCAACAGCATAAAAGGCTAAAGTCTTTGGCTGATCATGTTCCCCACGGTTATAGGAGAAAGTCACTTTTTGAAGTCCTTGTAAGAAATAACGTGCCATTACTAAGAGCAACATGGTTTGTCAAAGTAACTTATCTCAATCaggtaatgattttttttggctGATACtggatttaaaataatttgaatactTGTACCATTAGAAGGATCAAATTGTACTTTATTCTTGCAGGTTCGCCCTGGCTCTTCCAGTATATCATCTGGCGTGCCAGACAAAACACATATTTCCCGCTCTGAGCAATGGACAAAAGATGTTATTGATTACTTGCAATATTTGTTGGATGAATTTATTTCAAGAAACAGTGTCCATTCTGCTTTACAAATCAGAGATCGGTCGCAACAAATGGTGTATGCAGGATCAATTCCACTCAAGAGTGATCCATCCTTGGGGAGCATTGACTGTGAAGAGCCTTCGCTGCATTTTAAATGGTGGTATGTTGTGCGCATTTTACAATGGCATCACAGAGAAGGGTTGCTTATCCCATCACTCGTTATTGATTGGGTGCTCAACCAACTGCAGGTATTGTCTGCTTAAacatttgttttaatttcaatGAAAATGTTAAATGGCTGgccaattattattattattattattattttttgctgaGATTGTGATGTCTTCTATCTTGTGCTTTTCAGGAAAAAGAATTACTTGGGGTTCTGCAGTTGTTATTACCTGTAATTTATGGTTTCATAGACACTGTTGTATTATCTCAGTCTTGTGTTCGCACTCTGGTGGGAATTGCTATTCGTTTCATCCAAGAACCTTCTCCTGGTGGATCTGACCTTGTTGACAACTCTCGTAGGGCTTATACTATGGCTGCTCTTGTTGAGATGCTTCGATATCTGATGCTGGCTGTGCCTGATACTTTTGTCGCTTTGGATTGTTTTCCTATGCCACCATGTGTGATGACCAATGTGGTGACTGATGGGAGTCTCTACTCAAAGGTAACTGAGGATACTAGAAAGGTTAAAAATGGCCCTTTTGAAGTTGCTTATTTTCTTAGAGATAAAGGGCCGGAGGTTCGGTCTGATTCTTATTCGATCAGTCGTGCTGTATCTTCAATTCAGAAGCGAGCACAACATCTTGCAACAGCTGCAAGACCTGGCCATCCTGGGCAAAGTGTTGTCAAAGCTTTACACGCGTTGGATAAAGCCCTTGCGCATGGGGATTTGAGAGAGGCATATAAGTTTCTTTTTGAGAATGTTCGTGAGAGTTCTATTGATGATTGTTGGTTTGCAGAAGTTAGTTCCTGTTTGCGTTCCTCGCTTAAGTATATCCGGGGTGTTACTTTGTCATCTATTTGTTCCGTTTTCTTCATCTGTGAGTGGGCAACTTGTGATTTCAGGGATTTCCGTTTTGCACCACCACGTGGAATGAAGTTCACTGGGAGGAAGGATTTTTCTGCTATATATGTTGCTGTAAGGCTTTTGAAACTGAAAATGAGAGAGTCAGGAATTTCATCAAGGCCCAGGGACCTCAAAATTGTTAAGAATAACCATCTTCGAAAAGATCCTGGCCAGCTGACTAACTATGCTGGTAGGACTCTTGCTAGTGGTGCTTCTGAATCTCTCTGTAATTCAAGGCGTGCCCGTGAAAAATGTAGTGATTTCCTAGGTATGTTTGATAGCCCAAGCCCTTTGCATGATACCATTGTGTGCTGGATAGATCAGCATGAAGTGCAAAATACAGAAGGTTTCAAGCGTATTCAACTACTGATTATCGAACTTATCCGAGCTGGAATTTTTTACCCACAAGCATATGTGAGGCAGCTGATTGTTAGTGGAATAATGGATGGGGATGGACCTCTTTCCGATCCTGTGAAACAAAAAAGACACTGTAAAATCTTGAAGCACCTACCTGGTCCTTATGTTCATGATGCTTTAGAAGAAGCTCGAATTGCTGATACCCCTGTCCTTTCAGAGGTAGTTAATGTCTACTGCAATGAACGTAAGCTAGTCCTTCATGGGATGATTGATAGCTACAACAGCGCTTGTGGCAGTTCTTACCATAAGCGTAAGCCTCGTCCTAACTCTGGTGAGAATTTATCTGCTCCCTCCATTGATCAGTTGAGCTCTTCTGAGTCTGGGCCCTTTATGTCGTCCAAAAATGTTGGCAGAGATGTTGAGCTTGAAGAGTTGAAAAGGTCAATTACAGCATTGCTGCAATTTCCAAGCTCTTCATCAACAGATACTGGAGTTGAGGATTCTCAGGTAAGTTTGAGGAAGGCTATTGTTTATGGTAGCAACGGGATGGATAGCAGTGAAGGAACACCTGGGTGTGAAGAATGCAGAAGGgcaaagaaacaaaaattaagCGAAGAGAAAAGCTCTTACAGTCAGATCTATCCACAAAATCCATTAGATGATGAAGAAACTTGGTGGATGCGAAAAGGCCAGAAGTCCATCGAGTCTTTTAGAGCAGAGCCACCTCCTAAACCAGCCAAGACAGCTTCAAGGGGTCGGCAAAAAATTGTCCGTAAAACTCAGAGTCTTGCGCACTTGGCTGCAGCCAGGATTGAAGGTAGTCAGGGAGCATCCACAAGCCATGTTTGTGATAGTAAGGTTAGCTGCCCACATCATAGGCCTGGCATTGAAGGCAGTGTTCCCAAGTCAGGAGATGGTATCAGAATGCCTAATGGAGATGTTGTTTCTATTGGGAAAATTTTGAAGCGGCTACGTTTTGTAGATAAAAGGACCATGACTCTGTGGTTGATAGGTATTGTGAAGGAGCTAGTGGAAGAGTCCGAGAAGACTGTGACTAAGGTTGGCCAATATGGTCGACCATTCTCTGCTGCTGATGAACGGGGTAGTGCGCGCTGGAAGATTGGTGAAGATGAATTATCAGCGGTGTTATATCTGATTGATGCTTGTGATGAATTAGTTTTGGCAGCCAGGTTCCTTTTGTGGTTGTTACCTAAGGTTCTTGGCAGCTGCAGTGCTACAGTTCATGGTAGTCGAAACATTCTAACAATTCCTAAGAACACAGAAAACAATGTCTGTGAAGTAGGCGAAGGATATCTGCTCTCATCTATGCGGAGGTGAGCTCtctatttttgtcatttaggATAGTGACATTAGCTCTTTCTCTGCAATTGTTTTGTTATCAGGTTTTGAATGTTTTGCCATTCAGTTCTCGTTGATTGGTTATTAACATGTGTATTGTAGCTCTGGCTGCATCTTGGGAAAGAGGTAGATTTTCTCGATGTGAAGGGTCAATTAGAAAAAGATGTCCGCAATAAATTACTTCTCTTATTTTCATGTGTATAATGctttcaaattcttttgaaAGTTCCTTTAGTATTGATAGATCAATTTGGATGGTGGAGTCCAGTTTGTGCAGATAAAACTTGTTACCTATAAGCCGGAACTTCTgtacttaaataaataaatagcctTTTTAGTCTGCTTTAGTAGCTACTTTCTGAATGGAGTCAGATTTAGGTAGATATCACAAGATATTTGCTTCTCTTTCTGTTTTCTGGTTGAATTATTCTATGGTTTTTTCTGTTTAGCAACGGGTTAGACTGCATCCTTAGGTTATTGGCTTGAAATTATTGGGCCATTTCTTGGAGCTGTCACTAGATTTTTTGATTCTCTATTGCTATCTGGTTTTGAATTATTCTGTGGTGTCTTCTGTTTAGTCAAGTGTCAAACTACTCTCTTGGGATGCAGAGTTGAACCATTGGACCATCTCTATCCTTACCCCCTGTTATGTCTTTGGTTCAGGTATGAAGGCATCATTGTTGCTGCAGACCTTATTCCTGAAACATTGTCAGTGGTAATGCATCGTGCTCAAACTATTCTGACGTCAAATGGAAGAGTTTCAGGTTCACCAGCTGTAATCTATGCGCGGTACCTCTTGAAGAAGTATGGTAGTGTTGGGAGTGTTACTGAATGGGAAAAGAATGTCAAGTCAACCTTTGACAAGAGACTTGCTTCTGAAGTTGAATCTGGAAGACTGGTGGATGGAGAGTTTGGATTTCCACTTGGTGTCCCAGTGGGAGTGCAGGATCCAGATGATTACTTCCGGCAGAAGATAACTGGTGTTCGGGTATCTAGGGTTGGTTTGAGCATGAGGGACATTGTGCAAAAAAAGGTTGATGAAGCTGTCAATTATTTCTATGGCAAAGACAGAAAGCTTTTTGGGCCCAACTCAGGAAAAATGCCTGGATTCCAAAAATGGGAAGATGTGTATCAGATCGGTCAGCAGATTGTAATGGGATTAATGGATTGCATGAGGCAGACAGGTGGTGCTGCTCAGGAAGGAGACCCAACATTGGTTTCCTCTGCCATATCTGCAATTGTTATCAATGTTGGGCAAGTCATAGCGAAGATTCCTGATCTGACTGCCAGTAATAATCACCCGAGTTCATCCACTTCTGCTTCGTTGCAGTTTGCACGTTGCATCTTACGCATTCATTTGATATGTCTTTGTATACTTAAGGAAGCTCTTGGAGAGCGTCAAAGCCGCGTCTTTGAAGTTGCTCTTGCTACAGAAACATCCTCTGCCCTTGCACAACTTTCTGCTCCTGGAAAAGCTCCTCGGTCTCAGTTTCAGTTGTCTCCGGAATCGAATGATAGCAATCTGTCAAGTGATATTCTCAACAATTCAAGTAGGGTAGTCATTGGGCGGGCTGCGAAAATATCTGCAGCTGTGTCTGCACTTGTTATTGGGGCAATTCTTCAGGGAGTTTCTAGCCTGGAGAGGATGGTCTCCCTCTTCAGATTAAAGGATGGGTTAGACGTTGTCCATTTTGTGAGGAGTATGAGGTCCAATTCAAATGGGAATGCACGTTCAGTTGGAATACTAAAAGCAGATAGTTTGGCTGAAGTTTCCGTCCACTGGTTTAGGGTGCTTGTGGGGAACTGTAGGACAGTTTCGGATGGATTTATTGTAGACCTTCTGGGTGAAGCTTCTATTCTGCCCCTCTTTAGAATGCAGCAGATGCTACCTTTAAACTTGGTCTTCCCTCCTGCATATTCAATGTTTGCATTTGTGCTATGGAGGCCATTGATTCTCAATGCAAGTTCTGGGACACGTGATGAGGTTCAGCACTTGCATCACTCTTTAATGTTGGCTTTTGGTGATGTTATAAAGCACTTGCCCTTTCGCGAAGTATGTTTGAGAGATACACATAGC belongs to Solanum stenotomum isolate F172 chromosome 1, ASM1918654v1, whole genome shotgun sequence and includes:
- the LOC125845578 gene encoding mediator of RNA polymerase II transcription subunit 12 translates to MQRYHGGSCTSAVNNSTIGGPSARDSSRVDSASLPPNFSRRPLQLTPFKLKCEKEHLNSRLGPPDFLPQTPNCPEETLNKEYVQSGYRETVEGLEEVKEISLTQLPAFTKPVIFKCKEAIRKCHRAINESRAQKRKAGQVYGVPLEGLQLTKSGIFPDQRSCGEEFRKKWIEGLSQQHKRLKSLADHVPHGYRRKSLFEVLVRNNVPLLRATWFVKVTYLNQVRPGSSSISSGVPDKTHISRSEQWTKDVIDYLQYLLDEFISRNSVHSALQIRDRSQQMVYAGSIPLKSDPSLGSIDCEEPSLHFKWWYVVRILQWHHREGLLIPSLVIDWVLNQLQEKELLGVLQLLLPVIYGFIDTVVLSQSCVRTLVGIAIRFIQEPSPGGSDLVDNSRRAYTMAALVEMLRYLMLAVPDTFVALDCFPMPPCVMTNVVTDGSLYSKVTEDTRKVKNGPFEVAYFLRDKGPEVRSDSYSISRAVSSIQKRAQHLATAARPGHPGQSVVKALHALDKALAHGDLREAYKFLFENVRESSIDDCWFAEVSSCLRSSLKYIRGVTLSSICSVFFICEWATCDFRDFRFAPPRGMKFTGRKDFSAIYVAVRLLKLKMRESGISSRPRDLKIVKNNHLRKDPGQLTNYAGRTLASGASESLCNSRRAREKCSDFLGMFDSPSPLHDTIVCWIDQHEVQNTEGFKRIQLLIIELIRAGIFYPQAYVRQLIVSGIMDGDGPLSDPVKQKRHCKILKHLPGPYVHDALEEARIADTPVLSEVVNVYCNERKLVLHGMIDSYNSACGSSYHKRKPRPNSGENLSAPSIDQLSSSESGPFMSSKNVGRDVELEELKRSITALLQFPSSSSTDTGVEDSQVSLRKAIVYGSNGMDSSEGTPGCEECRRAKKQKLSEEKSSYSQIYPQNPLDDEETWWMRKGQKSIESFRAEPPPKPAKTASRGRQKIVRKTQSLAHLAAARIEGSQGASTSHVCDSKVSCPHHRPGIEGSVPKSGDGIRMPNGDVVSIGKILKRLRFVDKRTMTLWLIGIVKELVEESEKTVTKVGQYGRPFSAADERGSARWKIGEDELSAVLYLIDACDELVLAARFLLWLLPKVLGSCSATVHGSRNILTIPKNTENNVCEVGEGYLLSSMRRYEGIIVAADLIPETLSVVMHRAQTILTSNGRVSGSPAVIYARYLLKKYGSVGSVTEWEKNVKSTFDKRLASEVESGRLVDGEFGFPLGVPVGVQDPDDYFRQKITGVRVSRVGLSMRDIVQKKVDEAVNYFYGKDRKLFGPNSGKMPGFQKWEDVYQIGQQIVMGLMDCMRQTGGAAQEGDPTLVSSAISAIVINVGQVIAKIPDLTASNNHPSSSTSASLQFARCILRIHLICLCILKEALGERQSRVFEVALATETSSALAQLSAPGKAPRSQFQLSPESNDSNLSSDILNNSSRVVIGRAAKISAAVSALVIGAILQGVSSLERMVSLFRLKDGLDVVHFVRSMRSNSNGNARSVGILKADSLAEVSVHWFRVLVGNCRTVSDGFIVDLLGEASILPLFRMQQMLPLNLVFPPAYSMFAFVLWRPLILNASSGTRDEVQHLHHSLMLAFGDVIKHLPFREVCLRDTHSLYDLIAADTVDSDFASLLEASGVDLRSKSSSFVPLRARLFLNALIDCRIPPTIAKLNDGNQVALQGESKLHCAENETKLLDKLVYILDTLQPAKFHWQWVELRLLLNEQAVMEKLEAHDLSLVEALRSLSPNTDKASVSENESNIIEMILTRLLVRPDAAPLFSEVVHLLGRSLEDSMLLQAKWFLGGNDVLLGRKSVRQRLNNIAVSRGLSTRAQYWKPWGWCTTNSDPTTSKREKFKSEVSSIEEGEVVDEGTTLKRPMKGSGRTVDVEKLHVTERALVDLILPCLDQASDDSRSTFASDMIKQMNHIEQQINAVTREASKPAGTVASGIESPTTKSSRKGTRGSSPGLARRATGPAETVPPSPAALRASLSLRLQFILRLFSIIYADREPSGRNMRHVLATVILRILGSRVVHEDASHSFNQACSSKREVDSLVEASATASVVVSLESLFDRLLLLLHGLLSCHQPRWLKWKSSSKAPSESSKDYSAFEREGAESLQNDLDRMQLPETVRWRIQCAMPILFPSARLSISCQPPSVLPAALSSLLPSNPVSVLLSSNGSNQTQRNPGSLLRTATSVAGKAKHVSSQQENDHEVDPWILLEDGAGSSNSSSNSPLVGGGDHANLKASNWLKGTVRVRRTDLTYIGAVDDDS